A single region of the Gracilibacillus caseinilyticus genome encodes:
- a CDS encoding sulfite exporter TauE/SafE family protein → MDLLFIVTIFLIGFIGSYISGMVGVGGSIIKYPMLLYIPPLFGLAAFSAHEVSGISAVQVFFATLGGVWAYRKGGYLNKTLITFMGISILIGSFIGSYGSRMMSGEIINLVYGILALLAAIMMFLPKKGRDDIPPDQVTFNKWLAAVFALIVGIGAGIVGAAGAFLLVPIMLVILRLPTRVTIASSLAITFISSIGATVGKISTGQVEFLPAFIMVIASLIASPLGAKMGQKVNTKLLQWILALLILGTSIKIWLDILS, encoded by the coding sequence TTACTATTTATCGTAACGATCTTTCTGATAGGTTTCATTGGTTCCTATATATCCGGTATGGTTGGTGTAGGTGGATCTATCATAAAATATCCAATGTTACTCTATATTCCTCCATTATTTGGATTAGCAGCGTTTAGTGCACATGAAGTTTCAGGTATTAGTGCTGTACAAGTATTCTTTGCAACGCTTGGTGGGGTATGGGCTTACCGTAAAGGTGGCTATTTAAATAAGACACTTATCACCTTTATGGGAATAAGTATTTTAATTGGTAGTTTTATAGGAAGTTATGGTTCAAGGATGATGTCTGGAGAAATCATAAACCTTGTGTATGGTATTTTAGCATTGCTTGCAGCCATTATGATGTTTTTACCGAAAAAAGGTAGAGATGATATCCCCCCAGATCAAGTTACTTTTAATAAATGGTTAGCAGCAGTATTTGCTCTTATTGTAGGTATAGGGGCCGGTATTGTTGGAGCAGCAGGGGCTTTTCTATTGGTTCCAATTATGTTAGTTATTTTAAGGTTACCAACACGTGTGACAATTGCATCCTCTTTAGCCATTACGTTCATCTCATCTATTGGTGCTACAGTTGGGAAAATATCAACTGGCCAGGTCGAATTTCTTCCTGCGTTTATTATGGTTATAGCGAGTTTAATTGCTTCTCCTTTAGGAGCGAAAATGGGACAGAAAGTAAATACGAAACTACTACAATGGATATTAGCATTGTTAATTTTGGGAACTTCAATTAAGATTTGGTTGGATATTCTAAGTTAA